One window from the genome of Emys orbicularis isolate rEmyOrb1 chromosome 10, rEmyOrb1.hap1, whole genome shotgun sequence encodes:
- the ACSBG1 gene encoding long-chain-fatty-acid--CoA ligase ACSBG1, whose amino-acid sequence MFKETVDKYGPLNAMASKKNGKWEKVTFAEYYNLSWKAAKSFLKLGLERFHSVAILGFNSPEWFVSAVGAIFAGGIVTGIYTTNSPEACHYIAYDCKANIIVVENQKQLDKIMQIWSHLPCLKAVVLYNDSLPERHPNLYTMEEFMELGNEIPDATLNDIISSQKPNQCCVLVYTSGTTGKPKGAMLSHDNITWTAAHASRAGDMQPAEIQQEIIVSYLPLSHIAAQIYDLWTGIKWGEQIYFAEPDALKGSLVNTLKEAQPTSHMGVPRVWEKIMEKLKDTSAQSGFMKKKVLSWAMSISLERNLNCSGSDLKPFRTRLADYLVLAKIRSALGFSHCQKHFSGAAPLTTETLDFFLSLNIPLYQAYGMSETTGPHCMSGPYVYRRRSCGKAVPGCKVKLVNEDADGNGEICFWGRTVFMGYLNMEDKTKEAIDDDGWLHSGDIGRLDKDGFLYVTGRIKELIITAGGENVPPIPIEDEVKKELPIVSNAMLIGDQKKFLSMLLTLKSTLDPDTSDPTDNLSEQAREFCQKIGSKATKVSEIVATRDQAVYQAIQEGIDRVNMKSTASVQHIQKWTVLERDFSISGGEFGPTMKLKRPAVLEKYKDEINSFYKE is encoded by the exons CTTGGTCTTGAACGATTCCACAGCGTAGCAATACTTGGATTTAACTCTCCAGAATGGTTCGTTTCAGCTGTTGGGGCTATTTTTGCTGG aggaatTGTCACAGGCATCTATACAACCAACTCTCCCGAGGCCTGTCACTACATTGCTTATGACTGCAAAGCCAATATCATTGTGGTAGAAAATCAAAAACAATTGGACAAGATAATGCAG ATCTGGAGTCATCTACCGTGCTTGAAAGCAGTTGTGCTATACAATGACTCTTTGCCAGAGAGACATCCCAATTTATATACG ATGGAAGAATTTATGGAGTTGGGAAATGAGATACCAGATGCTACACTCAATGACATTATTAGCTCTCAAAAGCCAAATCAATGTTGTGTGCTAGTGTACACTTCTGGAACAACCGGGAAGCCAAAAGGAGCCATGCTGAGTCATGACAAT ATAACCTGGACAGCAGCACATGCCAGCAGAGCAGGGGATATGCAACCAGCAGAAATCCAACAGGAGATCATAGTCAGTTACCTCCCGCTCAGCCACATAGCTGCTCAGATATATGACCTCTGGACTGGAATCAAGTGGGGAGAGCAAATTTACTTTGCTGAGCCAGATGCTTTAAAG GGCAGCTTGGTCAATACACTGAAAGAAGCACAGCCAACATCTCATATGGGAGTTCCACGAGTATGGGAGAAAATCATGGAGAAATTAAAGGACACGTCTGCACAGTCAGGATTTATGAAAAAGAAAGTGTTATCATGGGCCATGTCCATTAGCTTAGAGAGGAACCTAAACTGCTCAGGAAG TGACTTGAAGCCCTTTCGAACAAGATTAGCAGACTACTTAGTACTTGCAAAAATCCGCAGTGCTCTGGGATTTTCCCACTGTCAGAAGCATTTCTCTGGTGCTGCTCCTCTCACTACAGAAACTCTGGATTTCTTCTTGAGTCTGAACATCCCCTTGTACCAGGCGTATGGGATGAGCGAGACCACAGGCCCGCACTGCATGTCTGGGCCATATGTTTACAGACGTCGCAG CTGTGGCAAAGCAGTGCCTGGCTGCAAGGTGAAACTGGTGAATGAGGATGCAGATGGCAATGGAGAAATTTGTTTCTGGGGAAGAACTGTTTTCATGGGTTATTTAAATATGGAGGATAAAACAAAAGAAGCCATTGATGATGATGGGTGGTTGCATTCTGGAGACATAGGAAGACTAGACAAGGACGGCTTCCTCTATGTTACTGGAAGAATTAAAG AGTTAATTATTACAGCTGGAGGTGAAAATGTGCCTCCGATCCCAATTGAAGATGAGGTCAAAAAGGAACTGCCCATTGTTAGCAATGCTATGTTGATTGGAGATCAAAAGAAGTTCTTATCAATGTTGCTGACCTTAAAG AGTACTCTGGACCCAGATACATCCGATCCTACTGACAATCTGAGTGAGCAAGCCAGAGAATTCTGCCAGAAAATTGGCAGCAAAGCCACTAAAGTGTCAGAGATTGTGGCAACAAGAGATCAGGCTGTTTACCAGGCCATTCAAGAAGGAATCGATAGAGTCAACATGAAGTCCACGGCCAGTGTTCAGCATATTCAGAAATGGACAGTCCTGGAAAGAGATTTCTCCATTTCTGGTGGAGAATTTG gTCCTACAATGAAATTAAAACGACCTGCTGTGCTTGAAAAATACAAAGATGAAATTAATTCATTTTACAAAGAATAA